AACTAGTATCGATTAATCTTCAGCGATAGACGCTGGTGGCCAGTTTTCTAGGCGCATACCCAGAGACAGACCACGTGATGCAAGTACGTCTTTAATCTCAGTAAGAGATTTTTTACCAAGGTTTGGCGTTTTAAGTAGCTCAACCTCAGTACGCTGTACAAGATCACCGATGTAGTGAATCGCTTCTGCTTTTAGACAGTTAGCAGAGCGAACTGTTAGTTCAAGATCGTCTACAGGACGCAGTAGAATAGGATCGAACTCCGGCTTCTCTTCCTTCTCCTCAGGAACACGTACATCACGAAGATCTACGAATGCATCCAATTGCTCAGCTAGGATAGTAGCTGCGCGACGGATTGCTTCCTCAGGTTCTAGAGTACCGTTCGTTTCCATATCGATAACGAGCTTGTCTAGGTCAGTACGTTGCTCAACACGTGCCGCTTCTACAGCGTAGGCAATTTTGTCTACTGGGCTGTAAGTCGCGTCAACTAGCAAACGACCGATTGGACGCTCATCTTCTTCAGTATGGATACGAGCTGAAGCTGGAACATAACCACGACCACGTTCTACTTTGATTCGCATAGAAATCTCAGCATTGTCATCCGTTAGGTGACAAATAACGTGTTCTGGGTTAGCGATCTCTACATCACCATCATGGGTGATGTCACCTGCAACAACAGGGCCTGAGCCTGACTTGTTAAGCGTAATAAACACTTCGTCTTTGCCCTCAGCAACGCGAACAGCTAGACCTTTCAGGTTAAGAAGAATCTCAAGGATATCTTCTTGT
The Vibrio sp. CB1-14 DNA segment above includes these coding regions:
- a CDS encoding DNA-directed RNA polymerase subunit alpha — protein: MQGSVTEFLKPRLVDIEQVSTTHAKVTLEPLERGFGHTLGNALRRILLSSMPGCAVTEVEIEGVLHEYSTKEGVQEDILEILLNLKGLAVRVAEGKDEVFITLNKSGSGPVVAGDITHDGDVEIANPEHVICHLTDDNAEISMRIKVERGRGYVPASARIHTEEDERPIGRLLVDATYSPVDKIAYAVEAARVEQRTDLDKLVIDMETNGTLEPEEAIRRAATILAEQLDAFVDLRDVRVPEEKEEKPEFDPILLRPVDDLELTVRSANCLKAEAIHYIGDLVQRTEVELLKTPNLGKKSLTEIKDVLASRGLSLGMRLENWPPASIAED